The following coding sequences lie in one Hippopotamus amphibius kiboko isolate mHipAmp2 chromosome 7, mHipAmp2.hap2, whole genome shotgun sequence genomic window:
- the CCT7 gene encoding T-complex protein 1 subunit eta isoform X3, producing the protein MWRKVCTHRSSSELSALPLSWEQRKLLEKCAMTALSSKLISQQKAFFAKMVVDAVMMLDDLLQLKMIGIKKVQGGALEESQLVAGVAFKKTFSYAGFEMQPKKYHDPMIALLNVELELKAEKDNAEIRVHTVEDYQAIVDAEWNILYDKLERIHHSGAKVVLSKLPIGDVATQYFADRDMFCAGRVPEEDLKRTMMACGGSIQTSVNALSSDVLGRCQVFEETQIGGERYNFFTGCPKAKTCTIILRGGAEQFMEETERSLHDAIMIVRRAIKNDSVVAGGGAIEMELSKYLRDYSRTIPGKQQLLIGAYAKALEIIPRQLCDNAGFDATNILNKLRARHAQGGMWYGVDINSEDIADNFEAFVWEPAVVRSNALTAASEAACLIVSVDETIKNPRSTVDAPPAAGRGRGRGRPH; encoded by the exons ATGTGGAGGAAGGTTTGCACCCACAGATCATCATCCGAGCTTTCCGCACTGCCACTCAGTTG GGAGCAGAGGAAGCTGCTAGAGAAGTGTGCCATGACTGCTCTGAGCTCCAAGCTGATCTCCCAGCAGAAAGCCTTCTTCGCTAAGATGGTGGTGGATGCGGTGATGATGCTTGATGACTTGCTGCAGCTTAAAATGATTGGAATCAAGAAGGTGCAGGGTGGAGCCCTAGAG gagTCCCAGCTTGTAGCTGGCGTCGCATTCAAGAAGACTTTCTCTTATGCTGGGTTTGAAATGCAGCCCAAAAAGTACCATGATCCAATGATTGCGCTTTTAAATGTTGAGCTTGAGCTGAAAGCTGAGAAAGATAATGCGGAAATCAGAGTCCACACAGTTGAG GATTATCAGGCAATTGTTGATGCTGAGTGGAACATTCTTTATGACAAGTTAGAGAGGATCCACCACTCCGGAGCCAAAGTCGTCTTGTCCAAACTCCCCATTGGGGACGTGGCCACCCAGTACTTTGCTGACAGGGACATGTTCTGTGCTGGCCGAGTGCCGGAGGAGGATCTGAAGAGGACAATGATG GCTTGTGGGGGCTCCATCCAGACCAGTGTGAACGCTCTGTCGTCAGATGTGCTGGGCCGCTGCCAGGTCTTTGAAGAGACACAGATTGGAGGCGAGAG GTACAATTTCTTCACTGGCTGTCCCAAGGCCAAGACTTGCACCATCATCCTCCGTGGTGGCGCTGAGCAGTTTATGGAGGAGACAGAGCGGTCCCTGCACGATGCCATCATGATCGTCAGGAGGGCCATCAAG AATGATTCAGTGGTGGCTGGTGGCGGTGCCATCGAGATGGAGCTCTCAAAGTACCTGCGAGATTACTCAAGGACCATTCCAGGAAAACAGCAGCTATTGATCGGGGCCTATGCGAAGGCCTTGGAAATTATCCCACGCCAGCTGTGTGACAATGCCGGCTTTGATGCCACAAACATCCTCAACAAGCTGCGGGCTCGGCATGCCCAG GGGGGCATGTGGTATGGGGTGGACATCAACAGTGAGGACATCGCTGACAACTTTGAGGCCTTCGTGTGGGAGCCCGCCGTGGTGCGGAGCAACGCCCTGACTGCAGCCTCCGAGGCTGCGTGCCTTATTGTGTCCGTAGACGAAACCATCAAGAACCCTCGCTCAACAGTGGACGCTCCGCCAGCTGCTGGCCGGGGCCGAGGTCGTGGCCGCCCTCATTGA
- the CCT7 gene encoding T-complex protein 1 subunit eta isoform X2, with amino-acid sequence MMPTPVILLKEGTDSSQGIPQLVSNISACQVIAEAVRTTLGPRGMDKLIVDGRGKATISNDGATILKLLDVVHPAAKTLVDIAKSQDAEAVNKIKEIAVTVKKEDKVEQRKLLEKCAMTALSSKLISQQKAFFAKMVVDAVMMLDDLLQLKMIGIKKVQGGALEESQLVAGVAFKKTFSYAGFEMQPKKYHDPMIALLNVELELKAEKDNAEIRVHTVEDYQAIVDAEWNILYDKLERIHHSGAKVVLSKLPIGDVATQYFADRDMFCAGRVPEEDLKRTMMACGGSIQTSVNALSSDVLGRCQVFEETQIGGERYNFFTGCPKAKTCTIILRGGAEQFMEETERSLHDAIMIVRRAIKNDSVVAGGGAIEMELSKYLRDYSRTIPGKQQLLIGAYAKALEIIPRQLCDNAGFDATNILNKLRARHAQGGMWYGVDINSEDIADNFEAFVWEPAVVRSNALTAASEAACLIVSVDETIKNPRSTVDAPPAAGRGRGRGRPH; translated from the exons CCCACACCAGTTATCCTGTTGAAAGAGGGGACTGATAGCTCCCAAGGCATCCCCCAGCTTGTAAGTAACATCAGTGCCTGCCAGGTGATTGCTGAGGCTGTAAGAACGACCCTGGGCCCCCGTGGTATGGACAAGCTCATTGTGGATGGCCGAG GCAAAGCAACAATTTCTAATGATGGAGCCACAATTCTGAAACTCCTTGATGTTGTCCATCCTGCAGCAAAGACTTTAGTGGACATTGCCAAATCCCAAGATGCTGAG GCAGTTAACAAGATCAAAGAGATTGCCGTGACTGTGAAGAAGGAGGATAAAGT GGAGCAGAGGAAGCTGCTAGAGAAGTGTGCCATGACTGCTCTGAGCTCCAAGCTGATCTCCCAGCAGAAAGCCTTCTTCGCTAAGATGGTGGTGGATGCGGTGATGATGCTTGATGACTTGCTGCAGCTTAAAATGATTGGAATCAAGAAGGTGCAGGGTGGAGCCCTAGAG gagTCCCAGCTTGTAGCTGGCGTCGCATTCAAGAAGACTTTCTCTTATGCTGGGTTTGAAATGCAGCCCAAAAAGTACCATGATCCAATGATTGCGCTTTTAAATGTTGAGCTTGAGCTGAAAGCTGAGAAAGATAATGCGGAAATCAGAGTCCACACAGTTGAG GATTATCAGGCAATTGTTGATGCTGAGTGGAACATTCTTTATGACAAGTTAGAGAGGATCCACCACTCCGGAGCCAAAGTCGTCTTGTCCAAACTCCCCATTGGGGACGTGGCCACCCAGTACTTTGCTGACAGGGACATGTTCTGTGCTGGCCGAGTGCCGGAGGAGGATCTGAAGAGGACAATGATG GCTTGTGGGGGCTCCATCCAGACCAGTGTGAACGCTCTGTCGTCAGATGTGCTGGGCCGCTGCCAGGTCTTTGAAGAGACACAGATTGGAGGCGAGAG GTACAATTTCTTCACTGGCTGTCCCAAGGCCAAGACTTGCACCATCATCCTCCGTGGTGGCGCTGAGCAGTTTATGGAGGAGACAGAGCGGTCCCTGCACGATGCCATCATGATCGTCAGGAGGGCCATCAAG AATGATTCAGTGGTGGCTGGTGGCGGTGCCATCGAGATGGAGCTCTCAAAGTACCTGCGAGATTACTCAAGGACCATTCCAGGAAAACAGCAGCTATTGATCGGGGCCTATGCGAAGGCCTTGGAAATTATCCCACGCCAGCTGTGTGACAATGCCGGCTTTGATGCCACAAACATCCTCAACAAGCTGCGGGCTCGGCATGCCCAG GGGGGCATGTGGTATGGGGTGGACATCAACAGTGAGGACATCGCTGACAACTTTGAGGCCTTCGTGTGGGAGCCCGCCGTGGTGCGGAGCAACGCCCTGACTGCAGCCTCCGAGGCTGCGTGCCTTATTGTGTCCGTAGACGAAACCATCAAGAACCCTCGCTCAACAGTGGACGCTCCGCCAGCTGCTGGCCGGGGCCGAGGTCGTGGCCGCCCTCATTGA
- the CCT7 gene encoding T-complex protein 1 subunit eta isoform X1 codes for MMPTPVILLKEGTDSSQGIPQLVSNISACQVIAEAVRTTLGPRGMDKLIVDGRGKATISNDGATILKLLDVVHPAAKTLVDIAKSQDAEVGDGTTSVTLLAAEFLKQVKPYVEEGLHPQIIIRAFRTATQLAVNKIKEIAVTVKKEDKVEQRKLLEKCAMTALSSKLISQQKAFFAKMVVDAVMMLDDLLQLKMIGIKKVQGGALEESQLVAGVAFKKTFSYAGFEMQPKKYHDPMIALLNVELELKAEKDNAEIRVHTVEDYQAIVDAEWNILYDKLERIHHSGAKVVLSKLPIGDVATQYFADRDMFCAGRVPEEDLKRTMMACGGSIQTSVNALSSDVLGRCQVFEETQIGGERYNFFTGCPKAKTCTIILRGGAEQFMEETERSLHDAIMIVRRAIKNDSVVAGGGAIEMELSKYLRDYSRTIPGKQQLLIGAYAKALEIIPRQLCDNAGFDATNILNKLRARHAQGGMWYGVDINSEDIADNFEAFVWEPAVVRSNALTAASEAACLIVSVDETIKNPRSTVDAPPAAGRGRGRGRPH; via the exons CCCACACCAGTTATCCTGTTGAAAGAGGGGACTGATAGCTCCCAAGGCATCCCCCAGCTTGTAAGTAACATCAGTGCCTGCCAGGTGATTGCTGAGGCTGTAAGAACGACCCTGGGCCCCCGTGGTATGGACAAGCTCATTGTGGATGGCCGAG GCAAAGCAACAATTTCTAATGATGGAGCCACAATTCTGAAACTCCTTGATGTTGTCCATCCTGCAGCAAAGACTTTAGTGGACATTGCCAAATCCCAAGATGCTGAG GTCGGTGATGGCACCACCTCAGTGACCCTGCTggctgcagagtttctgaagCAGGTGAAACCCTATGTGGAGGAAGGTTTGCACCCACAGATCATCATCCGAGCTTTCCGCACTGCCACTCAGTTG GCAGTTAACAAGATCAAAGAGATTGCCGTGACTGTGAAGAAGGAGGATAAAGT GGAGCAGAGGAAGCTGCTAGAGAAGTGTGCCATGACTGCTCTGAGCTCCAAGCTGATCTCCCAGCAGAAAGCCTTCTTCGCTAAGATGGTGGTGGATGCGGTGATGATGCTTGATGACTTGCTGCAGCTTAAAATGATTGGAATCAAGAAGGTGCAGGGTGGAGCCCTAGAG gagTCCCAGCTTGTAGCTGGCGTCGCATTCAAGAAGACTTTCTCTTATGCTGGGTTTGAAATGCAGCCCAAAAAGTACCATGATCCAATGATTGCGCTTTTAAATGTTGAGCTTGAGCTGAAAGCTGAGAAAGATAATGCGGAAATCAGAGTCCACACAGTTGAG GATTATCAGGCAATTGTTGATGCTGAGTGGAACATTCTTTATGACAAGTTAGAGAGGATCCACCACTCCGGAGCCAAAGTCGTCTTGTCCAAACTCCCCATTGGGGACGTGGCCACCCAGTACTTTGCTGACAGGGACATGTTCTGTGCTGGCCGAGTGCCGGAGGAGGATCTGAAGAGGACAATGATG GCTTGTGGGGGCTCCATCCAGACCAGTGTGAACGCTCTGTCGTCAGATGTGCTGGGCCGCTGCCAGGTCTTTGAAGAGACACAGATTGGAGGCGAGAG GTACAATTTCTTCACTGGCTGTCCCAAGGCCAAGACTTGCACCATCATCCTCCGTGGTGGCGCTGAGCAGTTTATGGAGGAGACAGAGCGGTCCCTGCACGATGCCATCATGATCGTCAGGAGGGCCATCAAG AATGATTCAGTGGTGGCTGGTGGCGGTGCCATCGAGATGGAGCTCTCAAAGTACCTGCGAGATTACTCAAGGACCATTCCAGGAAAACAGCAGCTATTGATCGGGGCCTATGCGAAGGCCTTGGAAATTATCCCACGCCAGCTGTGTGACAATGCCGGCTTTGATGCCACAAACATCCTCAACAAGCTGCGGGCTCGGCATGCCCAG GGGGGCATGTGGTATGGGGTGGACATCAACAGTGAGGACATCGCTGACAACTTTGAGGCCTTCGTGTGGGAGCCCGCCGTGGTGCGGAGCAACGCCCTGACTGCAGCCTCCGAGGCTGCGTGCCTTATTGTGTCCGTAGACGAAACCATCAAGAACCCTCGCTCAACAGTGGACGCTCCGCCAGCTGCTGGCCGGGGCCGAGGTCGTGGCCGCCCTCATTGA
- the FBXO41 gene encoding F-box only protein 41 has protein sequence MASLDLPYRCPRCGEHKRFRSLSSLRAHLEYSHTYETLYILSKTNSICDGAAAAAAAAAASGFPLAPEPAALLAVPGARREVFESTSFQGKEQAAGPSPAAPHLLHHHHHHAPLAHFPGDLVPASLPCEELAEPGLVPAAAARYALREIEIPLGELFARKSVASSACSTPPPGPGPGPASASPASPSPADVAYEEGLARLKIRALEKLEVDRRLERLSEEVEQKIAGQVGRLQAELERKAAELETARQESARLGREKEELEERASELSRQVDVSVELLASLKQDLVHKEQELSRKQQEVVQIDQFLKETAAREASAKLRLQQFIEELLERADRAERQLQVISSSCGSTPSASLGRGGGGSGAGPSTRGPGRTREHHVGPVMPSTYAVSRHGSSPSAGASCRIPAASQSSGCYDSDSLELPRPEEGAPEDSGPGGLGTRVQAANGGSERAQPPRSSGLRRQAIQNWQRRPRRHSTEGEEGDVSDVGSRTTESEAEGPSDAPRPGPAAAGPLSGCRLSARPEGGSGRGRRAERGSPSRSNEVISPEILKMRAALFCIFTYLDTRTLLHAAEVCRDWRFVARHPAVWTRVLLENARVCSKFLGMLAQWCTQAHSLTLQNLKPRQRGKKESKEEYARSTRGCLEAGLESLLKAAGGNLLILRISHCPNILTDRSLWLASCYCRALQAVTYRSATDPVGHEVIWALGAGCREIVSLQVAPLHPCQQPTRFSNRCLQMIGRCWPHLRALGVGGAGCGVQGLASLARNCMRLQVLELDHVSEITQEVAAEVCREGLKGLEMLVLTATPVTPKALLHFNSICRNLKSIVVQIGIADYFKEPSSPEAQKLFEDMVTKLQALRRRPGFSKILHIKVEGGC, from the exons ATGGCCTCGCTGGACCTGCCCTACCGCTGCCCCCGCTGCGGGGAGCACAAGCGCTTCCGGAGCCTGTCGTCGCTGCGCGCGCACCTGGAGTACAGCCACACGTACGAGAcgctctacatcctctccaagaCCAACAGCATCTGCGACGGTGCCGCGgcggccgccgctgccgccgccgcctccggcTTCCCGCTGGCGCCTGAGCCCGCCGCCCTGCTGGCCGTGCCAGGCGCCCGGCGCGAGGTCTTCGAGAGTACGTCCTTCCAGGGCAAGGAGCAGGCGGCCGGGCCGTCGCCCGCGGCACCACACTTGctgcaccaccatcaccaccacgcGCCCCTCGCGCACTTCCCCGGCGACCTGGTGCCCGCCAGCCTGCCCTGCGAGGAGCTGGCCGAGCCGGGCCTCgtgcccgccgccgccgcgcgctacGCGCTCCGCGAGATCGAGATCCCGCTGGGGGAGCTGTTCGCCCGCAAGTCCGTGGCCTCCTCGGCGTGCTCGACGCCGCCGCCCGGGCCtggccccggccccgcctccgCCTCGCCCGCGTCCCCCTCGCCCGCCGATGTGGCTTACGAAGAGGGCCTGGCGCGCCTCAAGATCCGCGCACTGGAGAAGCTGGAGGTGGACCGACGGCTGGAGCGGCTGAGCGAGGAGGTGGAGCAGAAGATCGCGGGCCAGGTGGGCCGGCTGCAGGCCGAGCTGGAGCGCAAGGCAGCGGAGCTGGAGACTGCGCGGCAGGAGAGCGCGCGGCTCGGGCGCgagaaggaggagctggaggagcgcGCTTCCGAGCTCTCGCGCCAGGTGGACGTGAGTGTGGAGCTGCTGGCCTCGCTCAAGCAGGACCTGGTGCACAAGGAACAGGAGCTGAGCCGCAAGCAGCA GGAGGTGGTGCAGATCGACCAGTTCCTGAAGGAGACGGCGGCGCGGGAGGCCAGCGCCAAGCTGCGGCTGCAGCAGTTCATCGAGGAGCTCCTGGAGCGGGCCGACCGCGCCGAGCGGCAGCTGCAGGTCATCAGCAGCAGCTGTGGCAGCACGCCCAGTGCCAGCCTAGGCCGCGGAGGTGGGGGAAGTGGCGCTGGGCCCAGTACCCGGGGCCCAGGCAGGACG CGAGAACACCACGTGGGCCCAGTCATGCCTAGCACATATGCGGTGTCACGGCATGGCTCCTCTCCCAGCGCAGG ggcctcctGTCGCATCCCAGCTGCATCCCAGAGCTCAGGCTGCTATGACAGTGACAGTCTGGAGCTGCCTCGGCCAGAAGAGGGGGCACCTGAGGACAGTGGCCCCGGGGGTTTGGGCACACGGGTCCAGGCTGCCAACGGTGGCTCAGAGCGGGCGCAGCCCCCTCGCAGCTCAGGCCTGCGGCGCCAGGCCATCCAGAACTGGCAGCGCAGACCCCGCCGACACAGCACGGAGGGGGAGGAAGGTGACGTCTCGGATGTGGGCTCCCGAACCACCGAGTCAGAGGCGGAGGGCCCCTCGGATGCTCCCCGCCCCGGGCCTGCTGCGGCTGGGCCGTTGAGCGGCTGCCGGCTCTCCG CCCGCCCTGAGGGAGGCAGTGGGCGGGGTCGGCGAGCTGAGAGGGGCAGCCCCTCACGCTCCAATGAGGTCATCAGTCCAGAGATCCTCAAGATGAGAGCCGCCCTGTTCTGCATCTTCACTTACCTGGACACGCGCACACTGCTACATGCCGCCGAGGTCTGCCGGGACTGGCGCTTTGTGGCCCGCCACCCAGCCGTCTGGACACGGGTGCTGCTTGAGAATGCCCGCGTCTGTTCCAAG TTCCTGGGAATGCTGGCGCAGTGGTGCACCCAGGCCCACTCGCTGACACTGCAGAACCTGAAACCCCGGCAGCGGGGCaagaaggagagcaaagaggaGTATGCCCGGAGTACCCG GGGCTGCCTGGAAGCAGGGCTGGAGTCTCTGCTAAAGGCAGCGGGGGGGAATCTGCTGATTCTGCGCATCTCCCACTGTCCCAACATCCTCACTGACCGTTCGCTCTGGCTGGCCAGCTGCTACTGCCGCGCCCTGCAGGCCGTCACCTACAG AAGTGCCACAGACCCGGTGGGCCATGAGGTCATTTGGGCCCTGGGTGCAGGCTGCAGAGAGATTGTCTCCCTCCAGGTGGCGCCACTTCACCCCTG CCAGCAGCCCACGCGCTTCAGTAACCGCTGCCTACAGATGATCGGTCGCTGCTGGCCCCACCTCCGGGCTCTAGGGGTCGGGGGTGCTGGCTGTGGGGTGCAGGGCCTGGCATCACTCG cGAGAAACTGCATGCGACTGCAGGTCCTGGAGCTGGACCACGTGTCGGAGATCACCCAAGAAGTGGCGGCGGAGGTCTGCCGGGAAGGCCTGAAGGGACTGGAGATGCTGGTGCTCACAGCCACCCCCGTCACCCCCAAGGCCCTGCTGCATTTCAACA GCATCTGCCGGAACCTCAAGTCCATTGTGGTCCAGATTGGGATTGCTGATTATTTCAAAGAGCCCAGCAGTCCTGAGGCCCAGAAGCTGTTTGAGGACATGGTGACAAAACTCCAG GCCCTACGGCGGAGGCCCGGCTTCTCTAAGATCCTGCACATCAAGGTGGAAGGCGGCTGCTAA